One region of Cytophagales bacterium genomic DNA includes:
- a CDS encoding ParB/RepB/Spo0J family partition protein, with protein MAKKAALGRGLGALLEDSLDTIQEKGFEAGAVSKLYELPLDDIEKNPYQPRSEFNENALQELSLSIKAHGIIQPITVRQLSRNKYQIIAGERRLQASKKAGTKTIPAYIRTADDSQMLLLGLIENIQREDLNAIEIALSYQRLISECDLKQEELGEKVGKDRTTVTNYLRLLKLPPDIQAALRDKKISMGHARAIINIENIDKQLEVYKKIIEEDLSVRKVEILVRESNKENGNGISSTKKSSTSSLSYELEKIQSQLASHFGTKVQLKSDQKNKGEIKIPFLSVDDLSRILKILDL; from the coding sequence ATGGCAAAAAAAGCAGCTTTAGGAAGAGGATTAGGAGCACTGCTTGAGGATTCCCTGGATACTATCCAGGAAAAAGGATTTGAAGCGGGTGCGGTGAGTAAATTATATGAATTACCACTCGATGATATAGAGAAAAATCCATATCAACCCAGATCCGAATTTAATGAGAACGCATTACAGGAATTAAGCCTTTCCATCAAAGCCCACGGTATCATCCAACCCATTACAGTCCGCCAGTTAAGTAGAAATAAATACCAGATAATTGCAGGTGAAAGAAGATTACAAGCCTCAAAAAAAGCCGGTACAAAAACCATTCCCGCTTATATCCGCACTGCTGATGACAGCCAGATGCTCCTATTGGGTCTTATTGAAAATATTCAGAGGGAGGATCTTAATGCAATAGAAATAGCTTTAAGTTACCAACGGCTTATCAGTGAGTGCGATCTGAAACAGGAAGAATTGGGTGAAAAAGTAGGTAAAGACCGCACGACTGTAACAAATTATCTAAGACTCCTCAAGCTTCCACCTGATATTCAAGCTGCATTGAGAGATAAAAAAATAAGCATGGGGCATGCAAGAGCAATTATCAATATTGAAAATATCGATAAACAATTAGAAGTTTATAAAAAGATCATAGAAGAGGATCTATCTGTAAGAAAAGTAGAGATATTGGTAAGAGAATCCAATAAGGAAAACGGCAACGGCATTAGCAGTACAAAAAAAAGTTCAACAAGCTCCCTTTCTTATGAGTTAGAGAAAATCCAATCACAGCTTGCCTCACACTTCGGAACAAAAGTTCAACTCAAATCTGATCAAAAAAATAAAGGTGAAATTAAAATCCCATTTTTGTCTGTTGATGACCTCAGCAGGATATTGAAGATTTTAGATTTGTGA
- a CDS encoding ParA family protein, which yields MGKIIAIANQKGGVGKTTTAINLSASLAALEYKTLLVDADPQANSTSGLGREPKNIKKSIYECMLNGLTAKEIILKSGINFLELLPAHIDLVGAELEMINLPNREEKIKESLADVKDQYDYIIIDCPPSLGLITVNALTSADSVLIPVQCEYFALEGLGKLLKTIKIIQSRLNTALAIEGILLTMYDVRLRLSNQVVEEVRKHFQQLTFDTIIPRNIRLSESPSFGIPVLAHDAESKGTISYMNLAQEIIQKNN from the coding sequence ATGGGTAAAATCATCGCTATAGCAAACCAAAAAGGAGGAGTCGGTAAAACCACTACCGCCATCAATCTATCGGCAAGCCTCGCGGCATTGGAATATAAAACGCTGTTGGTAGATGCTGACCCCCAGGCCAATTCTACATCCGGCTTGGGACGAGAGCCCAAAAATATAAAAAAAAGCATTTATGAATGTATGCTCAATGGTTTAACAGCCAAAGAGATCATCTTGAAATCCGGTATAAATTTCCTGGAACTATTGCCTGCTCACATTGACCTGGTGGGCGCTGAATTAGAAATGATCAATCTGCCCAACAGGGAAGAAAAAATAAAAGAATCGCTAGCAGATGTCAAAGATCAGTATGATTATATTATTATCGACTGCCCGCCTTCTTTAGGGCTTATTACTGTGAATGCCCTTACTTCAGCAGATTCCGTTTTAATACCCGTGCAGTGTGAATATTTTGCATTGGAAGGTTTGGGCAAGCTGTTAAAAACTATTAAGATCATCCAGTCAAGGTTAAATACGGCCCTGGCAATTGAAGGTATCCTGCTTACTATGTATGATGTGAGGTTAAGGCTTTCAAACCAGGTAGTTGAGGAGGTGAGAAAACATTTTCAACAATTAACATTTGACACGATCATACCCAGGAATATCAGGTTGAGCGAATCACCAAGCTTTGGAATTCCTGTTTTAGCCCATGATGCTGAAAGCAAAGGAACTATCAGTTACATGAATCTGGCGCAGGAAATAATACAAAAAAATAATTAG